A region of the Meles meles chromosome 18, mMelMel3.1 paternal haplotype, whole genome shotgun sequence genome:
ACTATGTTTCAGggggcagggggactgggaggggAGGTCTCAGGGACACTGTGGAGAGAAGGCTCCCGGTACATGGCCACtgtgaaggggagagagaggagtagGAAGGAGAATTAGGCCCAGAGAGAGCTAGAAGGAATCAGAGCTCTGAAAGGGTGCCCTTCCCCAACACTCATCCTCTGGGAACCCCAGCCCACAGGAGGAGGGCTCCCCAAGCCCCCAAAGTCTAAAGCCTTCTTCCTTGCTTGACTCGGCATAACAGGTGTCCTCCTGGATACTTGAAGGCCCTGATTTTTGTGTCACTCAATGTCCACATCAAGGCCAGTACCCTCCCGTGTGGCCCACCTTTTCCGCAGTCCCTACTCACCCTCCAGGAGCTTGGGCACAAAGTGGGCAGCTGCCTTGGTCTTCTTGACTCGATTTCCTTTCATGACTCGGCCCTCCTTGTCCAGGCCCAGGTACCAGGCCCGGCCCGAGCGGCGCTGGCGATAGAGTGCGGAGGCATACAGAACGTAGTAATTCTCGAAGACGCATTCCTTGAAGCGACACTCAGCTGTGAAATGTGGCTGAGGAGACAGAGACCCAGAAAGGCCCACaaagagacacaaaaagaagTATCACTGGACAGAAGGGGGCCCTGGGAAGACCAAGAGCCAGGATAGAATCCACACATTTTGGGCTGGGAGGGCTCACTTCTCACTCCATGCAGACACCAGGAGAaaaggagggtgagggagagTCTGGTCGCCCCCTAGATTTGGGGGGGAGCAGGGGGACTGGAATAAAAGGAAACTAGACCGGGGGGGGCAAACCCCAGGCCACTCATCCTCGCCGTCTCACCGAGCTGTACAGCAGCCCCTCTGCGTTCATGGCCATGTAGTGACCCAGCTTGGCACTCTGGATGGTGACCACACGGAGCCCCACAGGGATCAGGTTGAAGTGCGCTGGGGACGGGGAGAGGGGGGCATCAGTGCTCGGGGCCTCAGACCCACAGCTCAGCtccacccaccccagcccccagcccagttCCACAGCTTCCCTTGGGGGCCAAAGAGCCAGACAGAAAACAACGGCACCGGAAGTGGGAATAGGACGGTCCCCTCCTGTCCCCGTGTTCTCCCTTCCCACCCAGCCGCTGGCCTCCCCTCTCACTGAAAGAGCTGGTGTCCTCTGGGGTCCCCTGAATGCTCCCATCAGGATTCGCCTGGAGGTAGAAACCTTGACGGCAGAACAGTTTGGTGACGATGCCTTTGAGCTGAggctctggagagagagagagagagagagagattcatcTTCGAAAATGACATCTCTGTTCCCAGAACCATTCCTCCACTTGGCgggatgggaggaaagaaagaggggagagtGCACGGGGAGGACTAGGGTCCCAGGGCCCCAGCTCTCTGATCCTCCAAGCAGGctctctcccacctctctctgACTCGGGAGGAAGCCCCGGTGTgggtcccttctgcttcctctaACCCCCAGCTTTCCGcttaatttattgaaatttatttaaatggcTTAATTCCTACTCTACAGCTCCAccagaagtgggggaggggagatgagggaagaggaaggggggagCCATCAGAAGGCAGAGGacggagggaggcaggcaggactGCAGAAGGGCCAGTGTTTGTGACTGTGGGGCGGTGGCGAGGTGACCAGAGGGTCGGGCGCCCcctcaggggtgggggtgggactgGGCCCGACGCTGACTCAGCACCTGCTGCTGCGGCTGCCGCTCGCTTGGCGCGGGCCTTGCCTTGGCCCCGTGCCGGCCTGTCTGACACTgacccatctgtctgtctgtctgtctgtcagtcCGGCTCGCGGGGGGCCCGGCCCTCCCTGAggcccagcctctcccctgcaGCCAGGTAACCCGCCTGAGGTGGGGGACATTCGGTACCAAACCCTAGGAAATGGGGTAAGGGGGCCGGGGAGCTGGCCAGGCGGGCGCAGTCACGTGGGGGCTGGGTCCCACTCAGAGGGTGGGCTGCGGACCGTACCACTACGGAGGgccggcggcggggggcggggggaggagggcacgAGGGGGCTGCCCCTGGGGGAGCTGGGAGCAGGCGGGAGCGGGCCCAGAGGGACTCCTGCCAGTCGTGCCTGGACGGGGACCACGCGCCAACCCTCCCAACTCTCCCGCCCGGTCGCTTGCTCTCGGCCGACTTCCCCGTACCCCCTCGTAGGTGGTACGACCCCCCAGTCTCCGCGCGGTTCTCTCGTCCCGTACAGGGTCTGAGTTCCTCGCGGCAGAGGGtatccccccccgccccgagctTGGGGGAGCCGCTTTCGGAGCCGCGTAGGGGGTAATGGGGGGTGGCCGGCGCCCCTCTCGAGGCGCAGGTCACCGAGGAGGGCGCACAGAGGGGCGGGCCGGCGAGGTAGCTGCAAGGACACCCGGGGGAGAGCCGGGGAGATTGGCGCCGAGCCACGCAGGCTCGGCCAGCAGGAACGGAGCCAAGGCGTGGAGGAGCGGGAGaaccggggcgggggcggggctgccAGAGCTGCAGAAACCCCCGGGGTGACCCAGGCGTCCGGAACCCCCAGGCCCCTCCGCCCGGCATTGAAAGAATCGCGAGAGCCGGCACGTAGGCGGCggacggtgggggtggggactcctgcgtggggtggggggaggtggggggcggcaAGCCGGAGCCGCGAGGCTTGGGAGTGCCAGACCTAGCCCCCCAAGCCTTCCCCTTGCCCTCGACAGCAAGGAGACTCCGGATTATGGGCAAaagagaggggaaactgaggcatcgTCCGGCAGAGACTTTGTGGTCCTGGCCCACCCCCTTCCACTTTCGGGGAACCCCCCCTCAGTCGGGCCCCATCCTTCGGAGTCCCTGGCCTCAACCTCCCAGGCGGAGAGACCCCAGGCCCGGAGACCCCGCTCCAGCCACTCACCAGGGCCGCGGTCCGGCCGCGCGGGCCGCCCCCCGCACAGTCGCACCTTGGACAGCAGGATGAGGAGCTGCTTCTGGCAAAGGGACTTGGTGCCGCGGGGACACACGCGCCGCTGCGCCGACACGGGCCGGCTGCCCCCGGGCTCGCGGACCTCCCGCTTCTGCCGGATCAGGCTACTGGCCAGAGCCGCCATGGCGCCCCGGGAGGAGACACCCCCAAACCGGCAGGGCCCCGGAGCGGCGCTGGGCTCAAGAGAAGCCCGCTCACCAGGGCATCCTCTCGACGCTGGAGTCCCAACTCACCGCCTCACCCACGGGACCTGAGGATAAGCCCCagacccctcaccccccagccgCCAGCTCCCACCCTTGGGCTCCGTGCTAGCTCGACTGGCCCCAGCGCCCTGTGTATCTGTTGACCCCACCCTCGACTTTTGTCCCCTACTGGAAACTACCCTGTTCTTCACTGTCCCTGTCCCCACTTCCCTTAGGCCAAAGTCAAGACCCTCAAAATTTGCAAGATGTGGTTCCAATAGTCCCAGGCACCGTTCCACCCTATTTTGGGGACCCGCACTCCTCCCAAATCCACTCTTGTAACCTAAAGGGTGCGGGTCATTAGCTTTGATATATTAGCTCAACCCCATCCCTGCGGGGGCACTGCCAATGTCAGGGAGGAACTCAACCTTGGTGTCTTTGCCACCCTCTAAGTGGAAAGGATCCCCCACTTTTTTCAATGAAGTCCCCCCAAACTGTCAGGGAACACCCAGGCTGTCCCCG
Encoded here:
- the FGF11 gene encoding fibroblast growth factor 11; its protein translation is MAALASSLIRQKREVREPGGSRPVSAQRRVCPRGTKSLCQKQLLILLSKVRLCGGRPARPDRGPEPQLKGIVTKLFCRQGFYLQANPDGSIQGTPEDTSSFTHFNLIPVGLRVVTIQSAKLGHYMAMNAEGLLYSSPHFTAECRFKECVFENYYVLYASALYRQRRSGRAWYLGLDKEGRVMKGNRVKKTKAAAHFVPKLLEVAMYREPSLHSVPETSPPSPPAP